TGACGATGAAGGCGGCAGAGGACAGGCCCCCGGCGAGGGTGAAGCAGCGCTCGGTGACGATCAAGCAGGGGCCTGTCTGCCCGATCTGCGGGGCGGCCCTGGAGCGGACCCGCCACCGGCTCCCGCCGAGGAGACAGCTCGTCATGGAAAACGCAGAGCTGCGGGGCCCGCCGGGAGATCGCCATGCGTAACGGAACCCCAGCGGCCAGGCCTCACCCGGAACGATGCCCCGAAGGGCGGACAGCGTATGGCTGTGCGGCCGGACAAGCCCTTGACGGAGGGTGTCAGACAGCCTGGCGGAGCCTGATGGGGGCCGGGCTGCAGCCCAAAAGCCAGCCAGCGGAGCTCGATTTCCCCATAGGCAAGATCGAGGCCCGCCCGCCCATCGGCTAGGCTCAACACCGGATTTCACGCGGCCGGAGAGCTAAAGGTGAAAAGTTGTGCCCTGCTGCGGCCGCCCGAAATCCTCACTATTAACCGGACCAACAGCCGGTAGGATGAGCGAGGGAGACGAGAAAGCGGGATGTATGGGGGAGGTTGGAAGATCGTGGCTGTTGGGTCCGGGTTGAACGGAAGGTTAGGCCGTTTCTAAGGCATGGGATTATAAGAAAATTGCTCGCAAGAGTGTTCCGATTTGAATTTTGCATTGTGAACTAAACAATTTCCTCTATCTAATACATTGTCAATACCAAAATTTGGTGTTCTGAAGTGTTTGCAGATCTTGCATCTAATCTTGATATTGCTCATATCAAATTCAATTGGGTTGGCACTTTCTAATAATGGATTTGATCGTCTACGCAGCTCAAGGGATATGTCTTTCCGGCGTAAACGATTTTTGCCAAAGAGTAGGGAGGCGTTATAGAAGCTTCGCACGCCAATGATTCCGATAATTGAACATATCAATAAAATACTAACGGCAAATATCCATAATCTCATAAATTGAATTCTGAACCAAATTGCAAATGAAAAAATAAAATAAACAATGATCAGAGAGTAAATTAAGGCTGGAGGAGTTTGGGGGTCGATTGTTTTGGGATAAAATATAGTAATAAAAAGTGTTATAATTCCATAAAATGAAAAAAGGCAGCCAAAAAATATTATCCCACTATCCTTTTTGAGGAGTTTGTTCAGTGCTTCGGTGGATAATTGGGAAAGTAATTCTTCCCGATTCATATTCGAAGGGATTTGGGCATCAAGGGTTAGAACAGGATCCTGCTTTCGATTCATCGCCTTCTCCTTGGGGGAAGAGTTTGGGTGTAGGTGTGTTGTTGTGAACTGGAATCGATGGCCTAACGAAAGGAGTTGAACCTAGCCGCTGCGCGGCGGTGCGGTGTTTGGGTGATGCGATGAGTGGATTCTAGGCGCTTGAGGGTGCGGATCGCATCTTTTTTCCCTGGCGGCGTGTGCCGCGTTTGGGGGGGAGGGGATGGAGGAACTCATCAAGCGGATGGCATGGGATCTGGGTTTTGCGGGGCGGGCGGCGCGGACGCGGAAGGTGTACCTGGCGGATGTGCGGGCCTTTCTCCGTTTCTGGAAGCGGCCCGTGGAGGACTTGGGGCAGGCGGAGGCGAGGCTCTGGGTGGAGCACCTGCTGGCGGCGGGCACCTCGCCCTCGCGGTTGCGCCAGCATCTGTCGGCCCTGGTCTTCCTCTTCCGTAAGACCCTGGGTAGGCCCGAGGCGGTGTCCTTTGTGGCTTGGCCCAAGGATGCTCCGCGACTGCCCGTGGTGCTCTCGGTGGAGGAGGTGGGGCGGCTGCTGGCCTCGGTGGAATCCCCCACCTACCGGATGCTCTTCCGGACTATGTTCGCGGCGGGCCTGCGGATCGCTGAGGCCTGCCGTCTGCAGGTGGGGGATCTGGATGCCGAGCGGGGGGTGATCCGGATCCTGGGCAAGGGGGATCGGGATCGGCTGGCGGTGCTGCACCCTCCGCTGCTGGAGGCCCTGCGGAGCTACTGGCGGGAGGTGCGGCCCGTGATGCCCTGGCTGTTCACGGGGCGGGTGGGCAGGCCCCTTGACACGGACCAAGCCCGGCGGGTGTTCCAGGAGGCGGTGCGGGCCTGTGGGTTGACCAAGCGGGCCACGGCCCACGCATTGCGGCACGCCTACGCAACCCTCCTGCTGGAGAGGCTGTTCCAGATGTGCGGGGTGGATCTGACCCGGATCGATGGCATCGACGTGACCACCGCCATGGTGGTGGTGAGCGAGATCGGCCCCGACCTGTCGCGCTTCCCCACGGTGGGGCACTTTGCCAGCTGGCTGGGGCTCTGTCCCGGAACCAGGATCACCGGGGGCAAGGTGCTGAGCGGCAGAACCCGACGCTGCGCCAATCGGGCTGCCCAGGCGCTACGACTCGCGGCGGCAGCCCTGAGGACCAGCCAGTCGGCTCTGGGGGCCTACTATCGGCAGCTCTGCTCCAGGATGGACAAACCCAAGGCGGTGACCGCAGCGGCACACAAGCTGGCGCGACTGATCTACCTCCTCCTGACACGGGGCCAGGAGTACGTGGATCCGGGGCAGGAATACTACGAAGCCCGGCACCGGGAACACACCCTCAACCAACTCCATCAGCGCGCCGCCAAGCTCGGCATGCGGGTAGTGGCCTGCGAGGAGGGGAGCTAGAGGGCCAATGGTGTCAGCGGGTCGCGGTTGAGTTTCTTAAGAGGGCGCGGGGAACACATTGTTTTGGGAAATGATCTCGGATTGTTTGGACCAGAATCTCCAGGAGAACAAACCAAGAATGAATTCACGGTGCCACCCAGAATCATTTTTAGATTCTACGATCCACTTGTAAGGCTTGCCAGCGCGACAGATTGTTCTCAGGCGACAAGAAGCGGACAAGCCAAAACCGATAAAGTTTATCGCCTCGTCTTCAGTGTCGAAGTGGCCGTGCCAATCGCCGAATCTCACTGTAAACTCAGAAGGATCTATGTAAAGTCCGATCGGAAAGCCACTCTCATCAAGTGGAGCGATCAGAAATGAATTACCTTCAATTGAGTAGTGGACCGATGGGAAGCGCGAAAGCTTCTCTTTGAGATTCTCGAATATTGGGGAATCAGGCATGGAGCGGCCTAACGAAAGGAGTTGAACCGGACCAACAGCCGGTGGGGTGAGCGAGGGGGACGAGAAAGCGGGATGCATGGGGGAGATTAGCAGATCGTGGCTGTTGGGTCCGGGTTGAACGATTGGTTAGGCAGCTTCTTGACTGGTAATTGAGTTGCGATACCTGACAAGGATTGCCCAGAAGTAGATTGGGTACCCATTGCAGAATACAAAAAGTGTCCAAAGGTTCCTGCGACGAACAACTGTCGGCACCTTGGACCGGCGGACATCGAAAAGAGTTAGAGCCCAGATGATGAAATGCATTGCCAGTGCGATTGCGTCTGTCGCCCGGAACCAATCAGCCTTGGATAGAAAGAAGTAGATCCATGGGGCGTGAGCGCATATCCCCCAAACGATGAGGGAGGCTGTCTTTTGCGGGCGGGTGTACACTGAGCGGCCTAACTAGTAATTAGCCAACGTGCTGGACCAGGGGTACAGGTTTGGCTAATGGGTTGATGGGATCATCATGCCAAAAGCAACTTGCCTGGGTCCATGAAAAAAGCGTGGAGAGGGTGCTGCGGGGCCGATTAGGCAAACCTAAAAATTCCCGGATGGGGGTGATCTATTGAGGGAGAGATCCAGGCCTCTTCTTGGGTCCCCATCCTTCCCGGTCGATCGGTCTTCCGTTGGGCAGGCTTCGGGGGGGAGGGAGATGAGAGGGCTCTTTTCGATGTCCTTCGCTTTCCCACTCCCACGCCCTGGTGTCCCATTCCCGGTGCATGGACCTTCCGCTTTCCCATTCCCCGGCCTTCGGGGTGGCGGGATGATGGAGGGATGTCGGTGCAGTCTGAGAAGGCCCCATCGGGGTTGTCAGTCCCGGCCGGGTCGGGGGCCCGGACGCTCGGGGTCTTTGTGGCCGGGCTCTGTGCCTTCCTGGGGCTCTACCTGACCCAGCCGCTGCTGCCGGAGCTGGGACGGGTCTTTCACGCGGGCAGGGCGGCGGTGAGTCTCACCCTGACAGGGAGCACCCTGGGGGTGGCTCTGGCGGCGCCCCTGGTGGGCAGCCTGGCGGACCGGTTGGGGCGCAAGCGGGTCATCGTCAGTTCGGCGGCGCTGCTGGCCCTGGCCACGCTCCTGGACGCCAGCTCCCGTTCCCTGGTGTCCCTGGTCCTCTGGCGCTTCGTGCAGGGCCTCGCCACCCCGGGGGTCTTCGCGGTCACCATCGCCTACATCCAGGAGGAGTGGGCGGGGCAGGGGGCCGGGACGGCCACGGCCATCTATGTCACCGGGACGGTGCTGGGGGGCTTCCTGGGGCGCATGCTGGGAGGGCTGGCCCTGGAGGCCTGGGGCTGGCATGCCCCCTTCCTGCTGGTGGGCGGGCTGGCCGGGCTCGGGGCCCTGCTCATCCACCTGCTCCTGCCCCGGGAGGCTCGCTTTGTGCGCCTGGGCAGTGCTCCGGTGGGACCGAAGGCCCACTTCCGGAACCGGCCCCTGGTGGCCACCTTCGCCGTGGGCTTCTGCGTCCTCTTCTGCCTGGTGGCCACCTTTACCTATGTCACCTTCCACCTCTCGGAGACCCCCTTCCGCCTTGGGCCGGTGGGCCTGGGGCTCCTCTTCTGCACCTACCTCTTCGGGGCGGTGGTGACGCCCCCCTGCGGGCGGATCATCGACCGGAAGGGGCACCGTTTCGCCCTTGGGGTGGCCATGGGGGTGGGGGCTGTCGGACTCCTGCTCACCCTGCTGCCGCTCCTCTGGGGGGTGGTGGCGGGCCTCGCCCTGGGCTGCTCGGGGGTCTTCGTGGCCCAGGCCACTGCCACCAGCTACATCGGCCGGGTGACGGAGACGGGGAAGGCCCAGGCCGTGGGCCTCTATGTCACCTGCTACTACCTGGGGGGCAGCGTGGGCTCGGCATTGCCGGGCCTCCTCTGGCCCCGGGGGAACTGGCCCCTGACCGTGGCCCTGGTGATCCTGGTGCAGGGGCTCACCCTGCTGCTGGGATACCGCTACTGGAGGGGCTGACGGGTGCTGTCGAAGCTTTCAGGGCATAAGTGCTGACAAAAAATGGCCTGATTATCGGTTCTTCTCAGCCCAAAGCACTTCTACCACGAAGCTGCGGACATCCAAGCCGCACACCGC
The sequence above is drawn from the uncultured Holophaga sp. genome and encodes:
- a CDS encoding tyrosine-type recombinase/integrase, whose translation is MEELIKRMAWDLGFAGRAARTRKVYLADVRAFLRFWKRPVEDLGQAEARLWVEHLLAAGTSPSRLRQHLSALVFLFRKTLGRPEAVSFVAWPKDAPRLPVVLSVEEVGRLLASVESPTYRMLFRTMFAAGLRIAEACRLQVGDLDAERGVIRILGKGDRDRLAVLHPPLLEALRSYWREVRPVMPWLFTGRVGRPLDTDQARRVFQEAVRACGLTKRATAHALRHAYATLLLERLFQMCGVDLTRIDGIDVTTAMVVVSEIGPDLSRFPTVGHFASWLGLCPGTRITGGKVLSGRTRRCANRAAQALRLAAAALRTSQSALGAYYRQLCSRMDKPKAVTAAAHKLARLIYLLLTRGQEYVDPGQEYYEARHREHTLNQLHQRAAKLGMRVVACEEGS
- a CDS encoding MFS transporter → MSVQSEKAPSGLSVPAGSGARTLGVFVAGLCAFLGLYLTQPLLPELGRVFHAGRAAVSLTLTGSTLGVALAAPLVGSLADRLGRKRVIVSSAALLALATLLDASSRSLVSLVLWRFVQGLATPGVFAVTIAYIQEEWAGQGAGTATAIYVTGTVLGGFLGRMLGGLALEAWGWHAPFLLVGGLAGLGALLIHLLLPREARFVRLGSAPVGPKAHFRNRPLVATFAVGFCVLFCLVATFTYVTFHLSETPFRLGPVGLGLLFCTYLFGAVVTPPCGRIIDRKGHRFALGVAMGVGAVGLLLTLLPLLWGVVAGLALGCSGVFVAQATATSYIGRVTETGKAQAVGLYVTCYYLGGSVGSALPGLLWPRGNWPLTVALVILVQGLTLLLGYRYWRG